The window ACTTTTGTACGCAGAATATTTCGTCTCTACGAATGATGCTAATTCTCCTGTTTGTAGCTTTATGTAAGGAGACAAGATTCCTAAATCAAGCtcttcttgaatgagaataaaaaatATCATTGATGGCTGCATAATAGTTGGGTATAAATGTGGATATTTTTTATAACGTCTGCTTATTGAATGCTATCCGATATCAAATCTTTATTGTCGGCTACCCTGCCTTCGGGATTCATCCAACACTAATCACATACTTGCATCCGGTGCCAGTTATTTACTAACTCACGTCCCAGCAGCCTTTCAGTTCCACGTGTCACTTCGTCATTCGTCCAACTGTCACTAActaattttaccccatacagaaTAACCTATtttttaacccacaacaattcTATCCAAGATCTAAAATATATGTTAAATAACTATTTTTTAAGGATCACTTTTCAAAAGTTTATTATGATAATGGCTTTAAGGCAATATGAGATTTAGTAGTAATTAGGAGAGGTAACTATCGTACCGAGAGATTTTGTTAGTTGGGACAAGCCATTAATCAAAGTCATGTGACACATAATTTGAAGCTTGACCTCTAATGGACAAAAagctggtcaaactttcaaatatTTAGCCCAACGAAATAAAATGACAAGTTAAAAAAATGAAGACTAGTTTGGCTAGGTTGGAATGACAATATAGTGATAAGATTCTAAATTTCTTTTATATCTTAAAATGAATATCGAATATCGTAATAAAAACTATCTCAAAATACTAACAAGAAATAGGACCGTTAGAATCAATGAAAAAATTATCACAAAAGACTTTTTGTGACGATATTAAGATCCGTAAAATTAGTACTGTAATTGAAAATTATATGTGACGATCCTTAGAAGTGGTCAcaactaaaaataaaattgacACAAGAGTAGCAAAGATCaacacaagaaaaaaaaaatgcaaaTGTGTGATTTTATTATCCAAATGGGCATTTTAAATGATATGGCAAATGATTTTAGTGAGAGAGTATGAGCAGTGACTTTTTGAGATATATAAGCAAACATGATTGATTTTATtgtcttaaaaaaataaaagtgacTTTCTCAAGTAATTTCTACAACATGGATGACCATCTAAAGAATTGATTCTAAGAATAATGAACACTATAATTCTCGATAGAAATATTATTTGTCAGTACTTGATCAATCCCAAGCTCTTCAACCAGGGAAGCACCTCGGACAAACCTTCTTTCAAGCTTCTGGGATGGTAATCCAACTCTGCTTTCGCCTTCTCACAAGAGTAAGCCCACTGATGTCTAGCCGCGGAAACAGTTTGTTCAAGATGATGTATAACGAGGTGATAAGAATTAAGGTCCAATGCAAGCTATAATCAggcataaaaaagaaagaaatgaaaaGAAAGTAGGTCAGCAAAAAATCACCCTGCCTAGAACATGAAAATCCCATCAATGTCACCACCTGTTTTTGGCCAGGTGTGAAAAAATTTGACCTGCTTATGTGCTAAATGATGTCTACTTTTGTTTGGTGGAGCAaaatacaattttttttaatagTTTCTTAAAGAAGCAAATGTTTTCCAAAAAAGTAAGACCAAGCAAAGTTGCATATGTACTGCTCTAGTTATGCAAATGCGGAGCCCAGAAGTAGAGACTTAGCTTGAGAAATAAGGAGTCGGGAAATATGCAACATAATGATGGCTGCCATACATATTAGATACATAAATATTAACCTGTAATTTAATTTATAAGTATAATTCCGAACTATAAGCTGCAAAAATGAAAAAGGTCTACTAGACATGCTAAGAAAACAATTTGTCACACTTAGAACCAAATAAGAAGGCGCGATCTGCAGTAATTTAAGCCGGTGAAGTGACAAGAACCTTAAAGAAAAATAGGTAAAAAGCTAAAGCCCAATGTTTCTGTCATTGTGACATTGATGTATTAAACCAAAAGTCACCACCGTTTGGTCTCGAATCTCATACAACTTAAGACATACTCCCCTAAAGAAAATCCAGTATAACAAATGAAAGCATGAAACGTCGATCTGTTTCTTACCGGAGGACTGATTAGAGGAAGCTTTCCCGTTAATTTGTAGAAAAGAACTGATATCCAGCCGTAAGCTTCAATAATTAGTAGGGGGATTCCAAATAAAGGCCTTCTTGTCTGAGTGATCATGGCAGCTATGTCGAAAACTTCCTTAAATGACGCATTCTCCCCAGTAAGAAGATACCTTTCACCTGGTTTGCCTTTGTCCATAGCTGCAATATGCCCGTCAACCACATCATCAACATGGCTAAAAGAATACCTCTCATTTGCTTGGCCAATGTAACCAGGTAAACGCCCACTAAAGCGTTCAATTATCTGACAAAATCATGTGAAAACTCAATACCACATAAATTTCATGTCTGACACATCAAATTACAGCAGCTAATTAGTAAAATTGCTAAATCCTACCTTCACAAAGGCAGGGTTTAtgctgcgtatacactaccctccccgaccccacttgtgggatttcgaccggtatgttgttattgttgttgctaaATCCTACTATTGCAGCATGACCATTAACCTGAAGCACTGTTTTCTCTTTCTTTCGTTTACAGGTAACGTATCAAACAAGGTGATACAGAGTCCCTCAAAGTTTATGTTTGTGGAACTTAATCCCaacattttttttttgggtaCTAATACCCTTCAAAAAAATTCATCGAGGAATTTTTCCTACCGTTCGAAATTGGTTTAATTCATAGGAAAAAAATGCAAAATTCCTGATTATCTCCTTTTTACCAGCATTCCTCCTCTTCTTCCTTCTCATTTCCAGGAAACAGAATTAATTAACAAACACCCCTCTTACAGAATGAGGAGTTTGGCATCATTGAACATGTTATAGTCTTTGGTGAAGCAGTCATTATGCATGAAATGATAGAACATCTACAATTTATTAATCAACTACAAGAACATTGCCAAGGTATAGCTATGTCCAAAATCCATAACATTAAAACGAGTTATTTTGATCCTAACCATCAATTGAAATATAATTAGTTCCAAACATCAAGCTGAATCCAAGAaggggagaggaagaaggatgaAATATTTACCATACGCGCAACGATATTTGCATTTGTGACCTTTCCAGGACCATATATGAGTCCTGGATAAACAGGCACTATCGGCATTCCTTCAGACGCAGCATCTAATGCAACTTTATCAGCAACAACTTTTGATTTCTCGTACTCCGTACAGAAGAACTTTCCAGTATGAGTCTGTATAGCATAATATTAGTCAAACATTTTCACCCAAGGATGTAGTTTATGTTGCGGAAGCCGAATATAcagagagtgattaaatcacaattactatatctaaaggtagctaataaatactaggtgagacaataataaaaagaacaccagaaattaacgaggttcggcaaaatttaatttttgcatagtcctcggacacaatcaactcaaactttatttcactccaaaaatacaagtgaaatactacaagagaaaaagaagattcaaatgccttaggagataagaatgcgagtgagagatgtttacaaatgaacaaaaTCCGTACTATTTATAGAAGGAAAATTgtcttaataatgtcatgcatgacattatattaagtgtgatcatgcaatgtaaatgcatgaaaaatgcatctaccaatttcttcctaaaaggaGGTTTCAAACGTTCAtactagttcacattaatcttgttaaattcaacaaatctccaccttggcaagatATCACttttttcaattttctctcaCTGATAAATTTTGATTATGTCTTCAATTTCAATATTCAAAGTTCAATAATGTTGATCAAGTTTAAACAATATTGAAACTTGATCGCagtcactacttttgttagcatatCGACAGGGTTGTCTGTAGTCCGAATTTTCTGCACCGTGACTCCACATTCTTCTATAATATCTCGTATAAAGTGAtatcgaacatcaatgtgcttcgtccttgcatgataaacttggttctttgctAATTGGATAGCACTCTGAATATCACAAAATAGTGTGATGCTTTCTTGACCAATACCAAGCTCTCTAAGCAACCCT is drawn from Nicotiana tomentosiformis chromosome 12, ASM39032v3, whole genome shotgun sequence and contains these coding sequences:
- the LOC104093090 gene encoding uncharacterized protein, which codes for MNKTVILVTGASGYLGGRLCHQLFNAGHHVKAFVRHTSNLSSLPPPTDGGSGGGTLELVFGDVTDYQSLLQACSGCHVIFHAAALVELWLPDPSGLFSVNIGGLKNVLQAYKETGTIEKIAYTSSFFALGSTDGYVADETQTHTGKFFCTEYEKSKVVADKVALDAASEGMPIVPVYPGLIYGPGKVTNANIVARMIIERFSGRLPGYIGQANERYSFSHVDDVVDGHIAAMDKGKPGERYLLTGENASFKEVFDIAAMITQTRRPLFGIPLLIIEAYGWISVLFYKLTGKLPLISPPLALDLNSYHLVIHHLEQTVSAARHQWAYSCEKAKAELDYHPRSLKEGLSEVLPWLKSLGLIKY